From the genome of Ralstonia pickettii, one region includes:
- a CDS encoding metallophosphoesterase, translated as MEFRSMFAPVRRKRTVFTMLSLAALAAAAVIAGCGGSSSDSTPVSTATPSDAATADANIQAAWVEIGDSNQAVVRAVTSYTNSASPVDSSVCPLLTVDGTSTRMTLRVAAGTPAQRTTASAASDSKASSFPVNACEATVASTAKAASIGSRVLPLPKANPQRVVILADTGCRMKKSSNTFQSCNDSLSWPFASAAATAAKMNPDLVLHVGDYHYRENACPPDVAGCQGSPWGYGWDTWQADLFQPAAPLMAAAPWVLVRGNHEECARAGQGWYRFLDPRPYSTARSCDDPANDTAANASDPYAVAIGSDTQVIVFDSAKAGTTALATTDPWFQTYQKQFSTVGTLAAKPGVMSIFTNHHPILGFVPIAGSTPLGGNAALLSVMNSLNATAYYPPGVQVALHGHVHDFQAINFTSNHPATIVAGNAGDSLDVALPDPFPAISPASGVTVGSISHNNSFGFMVMDRQPAPAKGWLFKAYTVAGKLLTTCTQNGTSLVCDKTGFVAP; from the coding sequence ATGGAATTCCGATCGATGTTCGCTCCGGTGCGACGAAAACGCACCGTGTTCACGATGCTCTCTCTTGCCGCGCTGGCCGCTGCCGCTGTGATTGCAGGCTGCGGTGGCTCGTCGTCCGATTCGACGCCGGTATCGACGGCCACGCCGTCGGATGCGGCCACGGCTGACGCCAACATTCAGGCCGCATGGGTGGAGATCGGCGACAGCAACCAGGCTGTCGTACGCGCCGTCACGAGCTATACGAACAGCGCCTCGCCCGTCGACAGCTCGGTCTGCCCGCTGCTGACGGTGGACGGCACCTCCACGCGCATGACGCTGCGTGTGGCGGCCGGCACGCCGGCGCAGCGCACCACGGCCAGCGCCGCCAGCGATTCGAAAGCCTCGTCGTTCCCTGTGAATGCCTGCGAAGCCACCGTGGCCTCCACGGCCAAGGCCGCGTCGATCGGCTCGCGCGTGCTGCCGCTGCCCAAGGCCAATCCGCAGCGCGTGGTGATCCTGGCGGACACCGGCTGCCGCATGAAAAAGTCGAGCAACACGTTCCAGTCGTGTAACGACTCGCTGTCGTGGCCGTTTGCGAGCGCTGCTGCCACGGCCGCCAAGATGAACCCGGACCTCGTCCTGCACGTGGGCGACTACCACTACCGCGAAAACGCCTGCCCGCCTGACGTGGCCGGCTGCCAGGGCAGCCCCTGGGGATACGGCTGGGATACGTGGCAGGCCGACCTGTTCCAGCCCGCCGCTCCGCTGATGGCTGCGGCCCCGTGGGTGCTGGTCCGCGGCAACCACGAGGAATGCGCGCGCGCCGGCCAAGGCTGGTACCGCTTCCTGGATCCACGTCCGTACTCCACCGCCCGCTCGTGCGACGACCCGGCCAACGACACCGCTGCTAACGCGTCGGACCCGTACGCCGTCGCCATCGGCAGCGACACGCAGGTCATCGTGTTCGATTCGGCCAAGGCCGGCACGACGGCATTGGCGACGACGGACCCGTGGTTCCAGACCTACCAGAAGCAGTTCAGCACGGTGGGCACGCTGGCCGCCAAGCCGGGCGTGATGTCGATCTTCACGAACCACCATCCGATCCTGGGCTTCGTGCCCATCGCGGGCAGCACGCCGCTGGGCGGCAATGCGGCGCTGCTGTCGGTCATGAACAGCCTGAACGCCACGGCGTATTACCCGCCCGGCGTGCAGGTCGCGCTGCACGGCCACGTGCATGACTTCCAGGCCATCAACTTCACCAGCAACCACCCCGCGACCATCGTTGCCGGCAACGCCGGCGATTCGCTCGACGTGGCCCTGCCCGATCCGTTCCCGGCTATCAGCCCGGCTTCGGGTGTGACCGTTGGCAGCATCTCGCACAACAACTCGTTCGGCTTCATGGTGATGGACCGCCAGCCCGCGCCCGCCAAGGGCTGGTTGTTCAAGGCCTACACCGTAGCCGGCAAGCTGCTGACAACGTGCACGCAGAACGGCACGAGCCTGGTGTGCGACAAGACAGGCTTCGTCGCACCTTGA
- a CDS encoding cytochrome-c peroxidase, whose protein sequence is MKHLRTALWIAAALCSGAAAAESIGLTPRLDAVPPPAESTAFKPDPNLVALGKRVFFDPRLSEPQGTSCAACHDPGRAFAPTLKGEALRIGVPAGSRPGHVAARNAPSLLYLRYIPHRYFFQDDDASFPSPFGGFFADGRADSIPEQIRGPLFNPDEMGNRSARDLQRKVAGTDLGEAFAKQFGANAVHEPERLVSVLGKALEAYFQSDELAPFTSRFDDFLRKRTPLSPAEMRGLALFRNPDKGNCASCHLMVESSSRPERSLFTDFGYDAIAVPRNPLLPANKDARHFDVGLCQTARTLKWPEPDQWCGYFRTAGLRNVAVRQTFMHNGVFRTLRDTVAFYATRSTDPAQWYPGGKRFNDVPAKYQGNINVNAVPMNRRPGTTPALTEDEIDDIVAFLRTLTDARYVALMPDPAADKARSAHAPKVAAKTVALERQPPAGTNTR, encoded by the coding sequence TTGAAGCACCTGCGCACCGCGCTGTGGATTGCCGCCGCACTCTGCTCGGGTGCGGCGGCAGCTGAATCGATCGGCTTGACGCCCAGGCTGGACGCCGTGCCGCCGCCTGCCGAGTCGACCGCGTTCAAGCCGGACCCGAACCTCGTGGCGCTCGGCAAACGGGTGTTTTTCGACCCGCGCCTGTCGGAACCGCAAGGCACGTCGTGCGCGGCGTGCCATGACCCCGGCCGCGCGTTCGCGCCGACGCTGAAGGGCGAGGCGCTACGCATCGGCGTGCCGGCCGGCAGCCGCCCCGGGCACGTGGCGGCACGCAATGCGCCCTCGCTGCTGTATCTGCGCTACATCCCGCATCGCTATTTCTTCCAGGACGACGACGCCAGCTTCCCGTCGCCGTTCGGCGGCTTCTTTGCCGATGGCCGCGCAGACTCCATCCCGGAACAGATTCGCGGCCCGCTGTTCAACCCGGACGAAATGGGCAACCGTTCAGCGCGCGACCTGCAGCGCAAGGTGGCCGGCACCGACCTTGGCGAGGCATTTGCAAAACAGTTCGGCGCCAATGCGGTGCATGAGCCCGAACGCCTGGTCAGCGTGCTGGGCAAGGCGCTGGAGGCCTATTTCCAGAGCGACGAGCTGGCGCCGTTCACCTCCCGCTTCGACGATTTCCTGCGCAAGCGCACGCCGCTTTCGCCCGCAGAGATGCGCGGCCTCGCCCTGTTCCGCAATCCGGACAAAGGCAACTGTGCGTCGTGCCATCTGATGGTGGAATCGTCGTCGCGGCCGGAGCGCTCGCTGTTCACGGATTTCGGCTACGACGCCATCGCCGTGCCGCGCAACCCGCTGCTGCCCGCCAACAAGGACGCACGCCACTTCGACGTCGGCCTGTGCCAGACCGCCCGCACGCTCAAATGGCCGGAGCCCGATCAGTGGTGCGGCTACTTCCGCACGGCGGGCCTGCGCAACGTGGCGGTGCGCCAGACGTTCATGCACAACGGCGTGTTCCGCACCCTGCGCGACACGGTGGCCTTCTATGCCACACGCTCCACCGACCCCGCGCAGTGGTACCCCGGCGGCAAGCGCTTCAACGATGTGCCGGCCAAGTACCAGGGCAACATCAACGTGAATGCCGTGCCGATGAACCGCCGCCCCGGCACCACGCCTGCGCTGACGGAAGACGAAATTGACGACATCGTTGCATTCCTGCGCACGCTCACCGATGCGCGGTATGTGGCGCTGATGCCCGATCCGGCTGCCGACAAGGCGCGCTCCGCGCATGCGCCAAAGGTGGCCGCGAAGACGGTCGCCCTCGAACGTCAGCCTCCCGCGGGCACCAACACGCGGTAA
- a CDS encoding DUF192 domain-containing protein: MTTLSLLFAALSLAVAATGALAQTPAAPTAPNTGLPVVDLTIGMYKVKAEVAATPQTRETGLMFRKTMPDTAGMLFVFDESAGHCFWMKNTDLPLSIAFITDDGTISDIAEMKPQTEDNHCPTKAGSYALEMNKGWFARKGVKPGMKVGGLPR; the protein is encoded by the coding sequence ATGACCACCCTGTCCCTCCTCTTTGCCGCTCTGTCGCTGGCCGTTGCCGCCACCGGAGCCCTCGCCCAGACACCCGCCGCGCCCACCGCCCCGAATACCGGCCTGCCCGTGGTCGACCTGACCATCGGCATGTACAAGGTCAAGGCCGAGGTGGCGGCCACCCCGCAAACGCGCGAGACCGGTCTGATGTTCCGCAAGACCATGCCCGATACCGCAGGCATGCTGTTCGTGTTCGATGAATCCGCCGGCCACTGCTTCTGGATGAAGAACACCGACCTGCCGCTGTCCATCGCCTTCATCACCGACGACGGCACCATCTCCGACATTGCCGAGATGAAGCCGCAGACCGAAGACAACCACTGCCCCACCAAGGCTGGCAGCTATGCGCTGGAAATGAACAAGGGCTGGTTTGCACGCAAGGGCGTCAAGCCCGGCATGAAGGTGGGCGGGCTGCCGCGCTGA
- a CDS encoding MBL fold metallo-hydrolase, whose protein sequence is MHAFDNKRRRWMQQAGALAAGAASAGLPLHALAADAPKKGTRLILLGTAGGPTPKKNRSAPAQVIVINGVSYVVDCGNGVARQYVTAGLKLKDIRHVFLTHQHSDHNADYGTLMLLAWATDLTGPVDAWGPPPLAAMTTKFLELYDYDIRTRIADEGRPPLAPMIHPHEISEGGLVMQDANVKVTSALVKHPPVSPAFAFRFDSADRSIVISGDTAPSENLVRLAYGADVLVHEVMHLPSLDKLLSTEPNAKTLREHLLASHTSTEEVGRIATEAKVKTLVLSHFVPGGYPYLEDSVWLDAVRPHFKGEIIVGHDLQEI, encoded by the coding sequence ATGCACGCCTTCGACAACAAACGTCGCCGCTGGATGCAGCAGGCCGGCGCGCTGGCCGCGGGTGCGGCGTCCGCCGGTTTGCCGCTGCATGCCCTGGCCGCCGATGCGCCCAAGAAGGGCACGCGCTTGATCTTGCTGGGCACGGCAGGCGGGCCCACGCCCAAGAAGAATCGCTCGGCGCCGGCACAGGTGATCGTCATCAACGGCGTGTCGTACGTGGTCGATTGCGGCAACGGTGTCGCACGCCAGTATGTGACGGCGGGCCTCAAGCTCAAGGACATCCGCCACGTCTTCCTCACGCATCAGCACTCCGACCACAACGCCGATTACGGCACGTTGATGCTGCTGGCGTGGGCCACCGACCTGACCGGCCCCGTTGACGCCTGGGGCCCGCCCCCGCTGGCCGCCATGACGACCAAGTTCCTGGAGCTGTACGACTACGACATCCGCACCCGCATTGCCGATGAGGGCCGTCCGCCGCTGGCGCCGATGATTCATCCGCACGAAATCAGCGAAGGCGGGCTGGTGATGCAGGACGCCAACGTGAAGGTAACGAGCGCGCTGGTCAAGCACCCGCCAGTGTCGCCGGCATTTGCGTTTCGTTTTGATTCGGCAGACCGGTCCATCGTCATCTCCGGCGATACGGCACCGAGCGAAAATCTCGTGCGCCTGGCGTACGGCGCCGATGTGCTCGTCCATGAGGTGATGCACCTGCCTTCGCTCGACAAGCTGCTGTCCACCGAGCCGAACGCCAAGACGCTGCGCGAGCATCTGCTGGCGAGCCACACCTCCACCGAAGAGGTGGGCCGCATCGCCACCGAGGCCAAGGTGAAGACGCTGGTGCTGTCGCACTTCGTGCCCGGCGGGTACCCGTATCTGGAAGATTCAGTCTGGCTCGATGCCGTACGCCCGCACTTCAAGGGCGAGATCATCGTCGGGCACGATCTGCAGGAAATTTAA
- a CDS encoding MliC family protein, translating to MRRIATAVMFGLALGAGAFSGIATAQQSPVPGMSSDDLNTALDFAKAGLNKAIDQARAYSALPIKDPHDVRYTCEGGKTLLVKYMTVGDTPLAAMTLNGKTLVFANVMAASGARYASGQYVWWTKGPTGFLADETLPGGRNQLYRDCSETTSGRP from the coding sequence ATGCGTCGTATTGCAACTGCAGTGATGTTCGGGCTGGCGCTGGGCGCTGGCGCATTTAGCGGTATCGCCACCGCCCAGCAATCGCCGGTGCCCGGCATGTCGTCCGACGATCTGAACACCGCGCTCGACTTTGCCAAGGCCGGTCTCAACAAGGCCATCGATCAGGCGCGTGCGTATTCGGCGTTGCCGATCAAGGACCCGCACGACGTGCGCTACACGTGCGAAGGCGGCAAGACGCTGCTCGTGAAATACATGACGGTGGGCGACACCCCGCTGGCCGCCATGACGCTCAACGGCAAGACGCTGGTCTTTGCCAACGTGATGGCCGCTTCGGGTGCGCGCTATGCGTCGGGCCAGTATGTGTGGTGGACGAAGGGCCCCACCGGCTTCCTCGCCGACGAGACCCTGCCCGGCGGCCGCAATCAGCTCTACCGCGATTGCAGCGAAACCACCAGCGGCCGGCCTTAA
- a CDS encoding LysR family transcriptional regulator has protein sequence MRLRQIEVFRAVMLVGTVSEAARMLNVSQPVVTRVLQHTELQLGFRLFDRTKGRLQPTAEAFELFSEVERLYQEVERVRRVSANLRHKGAGRLRVAATPSLAPSILAPAVRRFSQRHPDTLVRVFTHHTAEIVQGLLSQDIDVGFAFAPPVHPAISTTPVAQGRILLAAPRAWVGGKTDGRALHKLVAEKPFIGLEDQISLGSLVGQTLARGGLAPQSTLEVQTYSLARSLVEESLGVTMLDQFTAATGSMERIALFALEPAQTFDVRAMRAEHHAPSSLADSLVQCFAEAARALSDELPQRVEPTAFVLKPTEPDSDAAD, from the coding sequence ATGCGTCTGCGCCAGATTGAAGTTTTCCGCGCCGTGATGCTGGTCGGGACCGTCAGCGAGGCGGCGCGCATGCTGAACGTGTCGCAGCCCGTGGTGACGCGTGTGCTGCAGCACACCGAGCTGCAACTCGGCTTCCGCCTGTTTGACCGCACCAAGGGCCGCCTGCAGCCCACCGCGGAGGCGTTCGAGCTGTTCAGCGAAGTCGAGCGGCTGTATCAGGAGGTCGAGCGCGTGCGGCGCGTGTCGGCCAATCTGCGTCACAAGGGCGCCGGGCGCTTGCGCGTGGCGGCAACGCCCAGCCTGGCCCCAAGCATCCTCGCGCCTGCCGTGCGGCGTTTCTCGCAGCGTCACCCCGATACGCTGGTGCGCGTGTTCACGCACCACACCGCTGAAATCGTGCAGGGCCTGCTCTCGCAGGACATCGACGTCGGTTTTGCCTTTGCGCCGCCCGTGCATCCGGCCATCAGCACCACGCCGGTCGCCCAGGGCCGCATCCTCCTGGCCGCGCCGCGCGCCTGGGTGGGCGGCAAGACGGACGGCCGCGCGCTGCATAAGCTCGTTGCCGAGAAGCCGTTTATCGGACTGGAAGACCAGATCTCGCTTGGCTCGCTGGTCGGGCAGACGCTGGCGCGCGGCGGGCTGGCGCCGCAGTCGACGTTGGAAGTGCAGACCTATTCGTTGGCGCGTTCGCTGGTGGAGGAGTCGCTCGGCGTGACGATGCTCGATCAATTCACGGCCGCCACCGGCAGCATGGAGCGCATCGCGCTGTTCGCGCTGGAGCCCGCGCAGACATTCGATGTGCGGGCCATGCGTGCCGAGCATCATGCGCCGTCATCGTTGGCGGATAGCCTCGTGCAGTGCTTTGCCGAAGCCGCGCGTGCGTTGTCCGATGAACTTCCACAGCGCGTCGAGCCGACCGCATTTGTGCTCAAGCCCACCGAACCTGACAGCGACGCAGCAGACTAA
- a CDS encoding LysR family transcriptional regulator, whose amino-acid sequence MEWNDWETFCRVVEAGSFTAAAEALGIPKSTASAAVSRLEAALGVRLMTRTTRQLRLTEAGSHFYDDIAPLFERLREVHADTTAASETVAGTLRIAAPYEVGAQHLTEPVCRTLEKYPHLQIQVHISWEQPDLLASGYDIVFVMVDQVLPDSSLVARRVVLIPRGLYASPTLLAERPPLKTPADLAGWPCLSGPDDASWAFRPVGEPTAEPIEVPIQPRLQTLNAEMRARAAVRGLGVARMARSVGDTEVAAGRLVRVLPDFELTALRVYALMPARKLVPRKVRVFLDALEAEGVSATPAHA is encoded by the coding sequence ATGGAGTGGAACGACTGGGAAACCTTCTGCCGCGTGGTGGAGGCCGGCAGCTTCACCGCCGCCGCCGAGGCGCTGGGCATCCCCAAATCGACCGCCAGCGCCGCCGTATCGCGGCTGGAAGCGGCGCTGGGCGTACGGCTCATGACCCGCACCACGCGCCAGTTGCGGTTGACCGAAGCGGGCTCGCACTTCTATGACGACATCGCGCCACTGTTCGAGCGCCTGCGCGAAGTGCACGCCGACACCACCGCCGCCAGCGAGACCGTGGCCGGTACGCTGCGCATCGCCGCACCGTACGAAGTCGGTGCGCAGCACCTGACCGAACCCGTATGCCGCACGCTCGAGAAATATCCGCATCTGCAAATTCAGGTGCATATCTCTTGGGAGCAGCCTGACCTGCTGGCCAGTGGCTACGACATTGTCTTCGTGATGGTCGATCAGGTGTTGCCGGATTCATCGCTCGTGGCGCGCCGTGTGGTGCTGATCCCGCGCGGCTTGTATGCGTCGCCGACCTTGCTGGCGGAACGCCCCCCGCTCAAGACGCCAGCAGACCTTGCCGGCTGGCCCTGCCTTTCGGGCCCTGATGACGCCAGCTGGGCCTTCCGCCCCGTCGGCGAGCCGACGGCTGAGCCGATCGAAGTCCCGATCCAGCCGCGCCTGCAGACCCTGAACGCCGAAATGCGCGCCCGCGCAGCCGTGCGCGGCTTGGGCGTGGCACGCATGGCGCGCTCCGTAGGCGACACGGAAGTCGCGGCCGGCAGGCTCGTGCGCGTGCTGCCCGATTTCGAGCTGACCGCGCTGCGCGTCTACGCGCTGATGCCAGCGCGCAAGCTGGTGCCGCGCAAGGTGCGCGTGTTCCTGGACGCGCTGGAGGCAGAGGGCGTTTCCGCCACACCGGCCCACGCCTAG
- a CDS encoding MFS transporter — MSLQILKPASLRAFPHFSSARVHAFGLAMGLSTGLDFVSSQMFAVAGQHIQGGVHASPEAYLYAVTAYAVAAVVANLAIGRIAAHVGYRMYSLVGIVLFAIGCVVCAESNNIGELVIGRTIQGLGAGGLFSASRILVQLTAEPDERIPPMLMFSVGLFGLTTIAPWICAEVLEYSEWRVIFWIELALAGAAWMAMFFLPPEHHQPRTRAARRPDAAPPQQSQWDWIGVGAMAIGALSFLMGLSELRYSRLTASPVIPLLLLGGAASLLLAIHRLRTHPDPWLDLSRLNGRRYLWGIGFYGVYYLMSGYWSYLFPAVSQGGLGFTFRTTTLFLMISGAVSTVVAVVMTVWLPFFFRKRRFIAIGFAVYAAAALLLATSLMPGAPDYAFFPVSALEGVTPGAVMIQVAMMTYLDLDREDFAHGYQMKNIARQFATAVGTGLAAVSLQTQQAESRSLIVAHVTRFTSDLQAANPLTPERLASLSAEIDRQATLLAGTQLFSWFAVACSVFAVLVLVQRSLR; from the coding sequence ATGTCGCTGCAAATCCTCAAACCCGCGTCGCTGCGGGCATTTCCCCACTTTTCTTCGGCGCGCGTCCACGCTTTTGGGCTGGCGATGGGCCTGTCCACGGGACTCGATTTTGTCTCGTCGCAGATGTTCGCCGTGGCGGGCCAGCACATCCAAGGCGGTGTGCATGCGAGCCCAGAGGCGTATCTGTACGCCGTCACAGCGTATGCCGTGGCGGCCGTGGTCGCCAACCTCGCCATCGGCCGCATTGCCGCGCACGTGGGCTACCGGATGTATTCGCTGGTGGGCATCGTGCTGTTCGCCATCGGCTGCGTGGTGTGCGCCGAGTCCAACAACATCGGCGAGCTCGTCATCGGACGGACGATCCAGGGCCTGGGAGCGGGCGGCCTGTTTTCGGCGTCGCGCATTCTGGTGCAACTCACGGCCGAGCCCGACGAGCGCATTCCGCCGATGCTGATGTTCAGTGTCGGCCTGTTCGGGCTGACCACGATTGCACCGTGGATCTGCGCCGAGGTGCTGGAATACAGCGAGTGGCGCGTGATCTTCTGGATCGAACTGGCGCTCGCCGGCGCGGCATGGATGGCGATGTTCTTCCTGCCGCCCGAACACCATCAACCGCGCACACGCGCTGCACGCCGCCCCGATGCGGCGCCGCCACAACAAAGCCAATGGGATTGGATTGGCGTGGGCGCCATGGCCATCGGCGCGCTGTCGTTCCTGATGGGCCTGTCGGAGCTGCGCTACAGCCGTCTGACGGCCTCGCCTGTCATTCCGCTGTTGTTGCTGGGCGGTGCGGCTTCGTTGCTGCTGGCCATCCACCGTCTGCGCACGCACCCCGACCCGTGGCTGGATCTTTCCCGCCTGAACGGCCGCCGCTATCTGTGGGGCATCGGCTTTTACGGCGTCTATTACCTGATGAGCGGGTACTGGTCGTACCTGTTTCCGGCGGTGTCGCAAGGCGGCTTGGGTTTTACTTTTCGCACGACCACGCTATTCCTGATGATCAGCGGGGCGGTGTCGACGGTGGTGGCCGTCGTCATGACGGTCTGGTTGCCGTTCTTCTTCCGCAAGCGCCGCTTCATTGCCATCGGCTTTGCGGTGTATGCGGCAGCCGCGCTGCTGCTGGCGACAAGCCTGATGCCGGGCGCGCCGGACTATGCGTTCTTCCCCGTGTCGGCCCTGGAAGGCGTCACGCCGGGCGCGGTGATGATCCAGGTGGCGATGATGACGTACCTCGATCTCGACCGCGAAGACTTTGCGCACGGCTACCAGATGAAGAACATTGCGCGCCAGTTCGCGACCGCGGTAGGCACGGGGCTGGCGGCGGTGTCGCTGCAGACGCAGCAGGCGGAATCGCGCTCACTCATCGTGGCGCACGTCACACGGTTCACCTCAGACCTGCAAGCTGCCAACCCGCTCACGCCCGAGCGGTTGGCAAGCCTCTCAGCCGAAATTGATCGGCAAGCGACGTTGTTGGCAGGCACGCAACTCTTCAGCTGGTTTGCCGTGGCATGCAGTGTGTTTGCCGTACTCGTGTTGGTGCAGCGCTCGCTGCGCTGA
- a CDS encoding DoxX family protein has protein sequence MDAFIQRWRDELILLGRVLMMLLFLISGWGKLTGFQGTVGYMGTVGAPMPVVAAAIAVVMEFGVGIALLIGFWTRPLALLMALFVLGTALIAHTFWNVEGAMQTANMVQFYKNLSIMGGLLLLAVTGAGRYALQKS, from the coding sequence ATGGACGCATTCATTCAACGCTGGCGCGACGAGTTGATCTTGCTCGGTCGTGTGCTGATGATGCTGCTGTTCTTGATTTCCGGCTGGGGCAAGTTGACCGGCTTCCAGGGCACCGTCGGCTACATGGGGACGGTCGGTGCGCCCATGCCGGTAGTAGCGGCCGCCATCGCTGTCGTCATGGAATTTGGCGTGGGGATTGCCCTGTTGATCGGCTTCTGGACCCGACCGCTGGCGCTGTTGATGGCGCTTTTCGTGCTGGGCACTGCGCTGATCGCCCATACGTTCTGGAACGTCGAAGGCGCCATGCAGACCGCCAATATGGTTCAGTTCTACAAGAACCTCAGCATCATGGGCGGGCTACTGTTACTTGCCGTGACGGGGGCCGGACGGTACGCTTTGCAGAAGTCGTAG
- a CDS encoding LysR family transcriptional regulator yields MSTVRFLRTFVAVARHGSFAAAAERVALTQAAVSLQMRALETELRRDLFDRSGRTVTLNAHGRALLPQAEHLLGLYDAMRIGDEPQTELSGAVAIGAVVSVMGSLAHAVAGLKQVHKGLDVKLITGKSGELAEQVEAGELDGALVVEHLERLPANLAWHPLYTEPLVVVAGRHTRGRAEEVLRTHPFLRFDRAVRTGALIDRALRKTHMAVNEFIEVNSIEAIVELVRQQVGVTLVPRLRRASWESDPALRVLPMPPQTPVRTVGMIERKEHVRHRVIQAVLDALETTLGKSSA; encoded by the coding sequence GTGAGTACCGTCCGCTTTCTCCGCACCTTTGTTGCCGTGGCTCGCCACGGCTCGTTTGCCGCCGCCGCCGAGCGCGTAGCACTGACGCAGGCCGCGGTAAGCCTGCAGATGCGTGCGCTCGAAACCGAACTGCGCCGCGATCTGTTCGACCGGTCCGGACGCACCGTCACGCTCAATGCGCACGGCCGCGCGCTGCTGCCGCAAGCCGAGCATCTGCTGGGCCTGTACGACGCCATGCGCATCGGCGACGAACCCCAGACGGAGTTGTCCGGCGCCGTGGCAATCGGCGCGGTCGTGTCGGTGATGGGGTCGTTGGCACATGCGGTGGCAGGGCTCAAGCAGGTGCACAAAGGGCTGGACGTCAAGCTCATCACCGGCAAATCGGGCGAACTGGCAGAGCAGGTGGAGGCGGGCGAGCTGGATGGCGCGCTGGTGGTCGAACATCTTGAGCGCCTGCCTGCCAACCTTGCGTGGCACCCGCTCTATACCGAGCCGCTGGTAGTCGTGGCGGGCCGCCATACGCGTGGCCGCGCTGAGGAAGTTTTGCGCACCCATCCCTTCCTGCGCTTCGACCGCGCGGTGCGCACGGGTGCGCTCATCGACCGCGCCCTGCGCAAGACGCACATGGCAGTCAACGAGTTCATCGAGGTCAATTCAATCGAGGCGATTGTCGAGCTGGTGCGCCAGCAAGTGGGGGTGACGCTGGTGCCCCGCCTGCGCCGCGCAAGCTGGGAGAGCGATCCGGCCCTGCGCGTGCTGCCCATGCCGCCGCAAACACCGGTACGCACGGTCGGCATGATCGAGCGGAAAGAGCATGTGCGGCACCGTGTGATCCAGGCGGTACTCGATGCGCTCGAAACCACACTTGGCAAATCCAGCGCCTAG